The following are from one region of the Bacteroidetes bacterium GWF2_43_63 genome:
- a CDS encoding acyl transferase, producing MTGLEKLSSDIFRIQTQKEFEQAALELFSWHQMHNDVYKTFCKSIGKTTENVHSVHEIPFLPVNLFRYNKILPDNCTADLFFETSGTTATETGRHYIADPALYLASAMKCFERFYGNIEDYVVLALLPGYLERQHSSLVYMVDHWIKQSNKSESGFYLYDQEKLFATLNSLQNKKLKTILIGVTHALTDFAEKYSLQFPELIVMETGGMKGRRKELSRAELHALLKNSFGVPSIHSEYGMTELLSQAYSKADGSFRCPPWMRVLLRDINDPLSPPQNKTSGAINIIDLANMYSCPFLATDDSGILHEDGSFKITGRVDFSVIRGCSTMIC from the coding sequence ATGACCGGCCTGGAAAAATTGTCTTCGGATATCTTCAGGATTCAAACCCAAAAGGAATTTGAACAGGCTGCGCTTGAACTTTTTTCATGGCATCAAATGCACAACGACGTCTACAAAACCTTTTGCAAAAGCATCGGAAAAACGACGGAAAACGTTCACTCTGTTCACGAAATTCCATTTCTTCCGGTCAATCTTTTTCGCTATAATAAAATTCTGCCGGACAATTGTACCGCAGATTTATTTTTTGAAACCAGTGGAACAACTGCAACCGAAACCGGACGTCACTATATCGCAGATCCTGCGCTTTATCTGGCCTCCGCAATGAAATGCTTCGAGCGTTTTTATGGCAACATCGAAGATTATGTGGTGCTTGCCTTGCTACCAGGATACCTCGAACGACAGCATTCATCGCTGGTGTATATGGTCGATCACTGGATAAAACAAAGCAATAAAAGCGAATCCGGTTTTTATTTGTACGATCAAGAAAAGCTTTTCGCAACGCTGAATTCACTGCAAAATAAAAAGCTAAAAACCATTCTGATCGGTGTCACTCATGCGCTGACTGATTTTGCTGAAAAATATTCTTTGCAATTTCCTGAACTGATTGTGATGGAAACCGGCGGTATGAAAGGCCGGCGCAAAGAACTTTCGAGAGCTGAATTACATGCATTATTGAAAAATTCATTTGGCGTTCCGTCCATTCACAGCGAATACGGCATGACAGAGTTGCTTAGTCAAGCCTATTCAAAAGCAGATGGAAGCTTTCGATGTCCGCCCTGGATGCGGGTTCTGCTGCGCGATATCAACGACCCATTGTCGCCTCCGCAAAATAAAACAAGCGGTGCCATCAACATCATCGACCTTGCAAACATGTATTCATGCCCGTTTCTGGCAACCGACGACAGCGGGATCCTGCATGAAGACGGGTCATTCAAAATCACCGGCAGAGTAGATTTCAGCGTTATTCGTGGATGCAGTACAATGATCTGTTAA